A section of the Mycolicibacterium anyangense genome encodes:
- the rplL gene encoding 50S ribosomal protein L7/L12: MAKLSTEELIDAFKELTLLELSEFVKVFEETFDVTAAAPVAVAAAPGAAGAPAEAAEEQSEFDVILEGAGDKKIGVIKVVREIVSGLGLKEAKDLVDGAPKPLLEKVTKEAAEDAKGKLEAAGATVTVK, translated from the coding sequence ATGGCAAAGCTGTCCACCGAAGAGCTCATCGACGCCTTCAAGGAACTGACCCTGCTCGAGCTCTCTGAGTTCGTGAAGGTGTTCGAGGAGACCTTCGACGTCACCGCGGCCGCTCCGGTCGCCGTTGCTGCCGCCCCGGGTGCCGCTGGCGCTCCGGCCGAGGCCGCCGAAGAGCAGTCCGAGTTCGACGTCATCCTCGAGGGTGCCGGCGACAAGAAGATCGGCGTCATCAAGGTCGTCCGCGAGATCGTCTCCGGCCTGGGCCTGAAGGAAGCCAAGGATCTGGTCGACGGCGCTCCCAAGCCGCTGCTCGAGAAGGTCACCAAGGAAGCCGCCGAGGATGCCAAGGGCAAGCTCGAGGCCGCTGGCGCGACGGTCACCGTCAAGTAA
- the rplJ gene encoding 50S ribosomal protein L10 → MATADKATAVADIAEKFKEATATVVTEYRGLTVSNLAELRRSLGAGASYTVAKNTLVKRAASEAGIEGLDDLFAGPTAIAFINGEPVDAAKAIKKFAKDNKALIIKGGYMDGKALSVSEVERIADLESREVLLSRVAGALKAKQSQAAALFVAPASQVARLAAALQDKKAADGSAEPAA, encoded by the coding sequence ATGGCCACAGCTGACAAGGCCACCGCGGTCGCCGACATCGCCGAGAAGTTCAAGGAGGCGACGGCCACCGTCGTCACCGAGTACCGCGGCCTGACGGTGTCCAACCTTGCCGAGCTGCGCAGGTCGCTGGGTGCTGGTGCGTCGTACACCGTCGCCAAGAACACCCTGGTGAAGCGCGCCGCGTCCGAGGCCGGCATCGAGGGTCTCGACGACCTGTTCGCCGGACCGACCGCCATCGCGTTCATCAACGGCGAGCCCGTCGACGCTGCCAAGGCGATCAAGAAGTTCGCCAAGGACAACAAGGCGCTCATCATCAAGGGCGGATACATGGACGGCAAAGCGCTGTCCGTGTCCGAGGTCGAGCGGATCGCCGACCTGGAGTCGCGCGAGGTGCTGTTGTCGCGCGTCGCCGGCGCCCTGAAGGCGAAGCAGTCCCAGGCCGCGGCGCTGTTCGTGGCGCCCGCGTCCCAGGTCGCGCGCCTGGCCGCAGCTCTGCAAGACAAGAAGGCTGCCGACGGTTCAGCAGAACCCGCAGCCTGA